In Methylacidiphilum infernorum V4, a single window of DNA contains:
- the ftsH gene encoding ATP-dependent zinc metalloprotease FtsH, which yields MKKGSSLKRNDSSKNEPGGESNWKGFLFFLVSILFVVLAYYVSVNQGPGIEQKSLPQLTRLLDQGRVKALVFIRDTSTGQTFLEGRYTRPAGPTENAEIVVPFRTVVDLEFNRDLKQFLASKGFPEIDVKVIHNFWGQAFLSVLPFLLFILALYFLFRQQIRMAGRGAFSFGKSRARLLSGGKTKVTFKDVAGVEEAKEEVQELVEFLKDPKKFQKLGGRIPKGVLMVGPPGTGKTLLAKAIAGEADVPFFSISGSDFVEMFVGVGASRVRDMFEQARRHAPCIVFIDEIDAVGRARGTGLGGGHDEREQTLNALLVEMDGIESQEGVIVIAATNRKDVLDPALLRPGRFDREVRVNLPDIRGREQILRVHAQKIKLSKNADLSALARGTPGFSGAELANLINEAALIAAKKGKDNVDQPDLEEARDKVRWGKERRSLAMSEEERKTTAYHEAGHAVLNVLLENTDPIHKVTIIPRGPALGVTMMLPASDKYNARKKEVLDDLCVAMGGRVAEEVFLGDISSGASGDIRQATWYARKMVCEWGMSEKLGMVHYADDSSMVFLGRELGTSRGYSEATARAIDHEVQHFIQAAYEKAKRIILEHKDKVEALAQALLEYETLNADQVTEIVKTGKMTNPPSKNSSPVSNGGEASSTKSPARQEETTKDGGLLPGLEGAPA from the coding sequence ATGAAAAAAGGTTCATCGTTAAAAAGAAACGATTCATCGAAAAACGAACCGGGCGGTGAATCGAATTGGAAAGGATTTCTTTTCTTTCTTGTTTCAATTCTTTTTGTCGTGCTGGCTTATTATGTCAGCGTGAATCAGGGTCCGGGAATTGAGCAGAAATCCCTTCCCCAGTTGACACGGCTTTTAGACCAGGGAAGGGTCAAGGCCTTGGTTTTTATCCGGGATACATCTACCGGGCAGACATTTCTGGAGGGAAGGTACACGCGGCCGGCGGGGCCAACCGAAAATGCGGAAATCGTTGTTCCGTTTCGCACCGTAGTTGACTTGGAATTCAACAGGGACTTAAAACAGTTCTTAGCATCCAAGGGGTTCCCCGAAATCGATGTCAAAGTCATTCACAATTTTTGGGGGCAAGCTTTTTTAAGCGTTCTTCCCTTCCTTTTGTTTATTTTGGCTCTTTATTTTCTGTTCCGCCAACAGATTAGGATGGCGGGCAGGGGGGCCTTCAGCTTTGGAAAGAGCCGAGCGCGTCTCTTGAGCGGAGGAAAAACAAAGGTGACTTTCAAAGATGTTGCGGGAGTGGAAGAGGCCAAGGAAGAAGTCCAGGAGCTGGTTGAATTTCTCAAGGACCCAAAGAAATTCCAGAAACTCGGAGGAAGGATTCCCAAAGGTGTTTTGATGGTGGGGCCTCCGGGAACAGGAAAAACTCTGCTGGCCAAGGCTATAGCGGGGGAAGCCGACGTGCCCTTTTTCAGCATTAGTGGTTCGGATTTTGTGGAGATGTTCGTGGGCGTGGGAGCCTCACGAGTTCGGGACATGTTTGAACAAGCCCGGCGTCATGCTCCATGCATCGTCTTTATTGACGAAATCGATGCGGTTGGACGTGCTCGAGGAACCGGCCTTGGCGGAGGCCATGATGAACGGGAACAGACTTTAAATGCTCTTTTGGTTGAAATGGATGGGATCGAGTCTCAAGAAGGAGTTATCGTCATTGCGGCGACCAATAGGAAGGACGTGTTGGATCCCGCGCTTTTGAGACCCGGAAGGTTTGACCGCGAGGTTCGGGTAAACTTGCCCGATATCCGGGGTCGTGAACAGATCCTTAGGGTTCATGCGCAAAAGATTAAGCTTTCAAAAAATGCCGATCTTTCCGCGCTGGCAAGGGGTACACCCGGATTTTCCGGAGCCGAGTTAGCTAACCTAATCAATGAAGCGGCGTTAATAGCCGCTAAAAAAGGCAAAGATAACGTTGATCAACCGGATTTGGAAGAAGCCAGGGACAAGGTGAGGTGGGGTAAGGAGCGCCGCAGCCTTGCCATGAGCGAGGAAGAGCGAAAGACCACCGCATATCATGAAGCAGGCCATGCCGTTCTCAATGTCCTCTTGGAAAATACCGATCCCATACACAAGGTTACGATTATCCCGCGAGGGCCTGCATTGGGCGTGACGATGATGCTTCCTGCTTCCGATAAATACAATGCCCGAAAGAAAGAGGTCCTGGATGATCTCTGCGTAGCCATGGGAGGCAGGGTGGCTGAGGAAGTTTTCTTGGGTGATATATCGAGTGGAGCCAGCGGTGATATTCGCCAGGCTACTTGGTATGCTCGGAAAATGGTGTGTGAGTGGGGGATGAGTGAAAAGTTAGGCATGGTCCATTACGCCGATGACTCTTCAATGGTTTTTCTCGGTAGGGAGTTAGGAACTTCAAGAGGCTATAGTGAAGCCACGGCTCGTGCAATTGACCACGAGGTCCAACATTTCATCCAGGCGGCTTATGAAAAGGCTAAAAGAATTATCCTGGAGCATAAAGATAAAGTCGAAGCGTTAGCCCAAGCCCTCTTGGAGTATGAGACCCTCAATGCCGACCAAGTGACCGAAATTGTGAAAACGGGAAAGATGACCAATCCTCCTTCAAAGAATTCTTCCCCAGTTTCCAATGGAGGTGAAGCTTCTTCTACGAAGAGCCCGGCAAGACAGGAAGAAACCACTAAAGATGGTGGGCTTTTACCCGGTCTTGAAGGAGCCCCGGCTTAA
- the mqnE gene encoding aminofutalosine synthase MqnE: MRINENIYSTFLDRSLRLGLADIVEKIGNGLRLSVKDGLRLYACPDVNFVGSLADWVSRDKNGHVVTYILNRYLNYSNVCILSCQFCAFYRRNGQQGAFTHSIEELVKETEEAAAKGATEVHCVGGLHPKLPYSYYLDLIRAIKEKLPQVMIKAFTAVEIIHLAKRIAKKSIQEVLVDLASAGLDSLTGGGAEIFDPEIRKRICAGKESADEWLEVHRRWHNLKKKSTATMLFGHVETLAHRVDHLSRLRELQDETKGFCAFIPFAFEPENTKLGNIKKATSIDFLKTIAFSRLFLDNFDHVTAYWISSGMAVAELALNYGADDLHGTIEKERIFHMAGSKTPPGQTVATLRKAIENAGKIPIRRDTYYRKLEPNSYLPARV, from the coding sequence ATGAGAATCAACGAGAATATCTATTCGACTTTCTTAGATCGTTCCCTGCGGCTGGGATTAGCGGATATAGTAGAGAAAATCGGTAATGGCCTTAGGTTGAGCGTTAAAGATGGGCTGCGTCTTTATGCCTGTCCGGACGTGAATTTTGTAGGCAGCCTTGCCGATTGGGTTTCCAGGGATAAGAATGGGCATGTGGTTACCTATATTCTTAACCGGTACCTGAATTATTCGAATGTTTGTATCTTGAGCTGTCAATTTTGTGCTTTTTATAGAAGAAATGGCCAACAAGGAGCTTTTACCCATTCCATAGAAGAACTGGTTAAAGAAACCGAAGAGGCGGCGGCAAAAGGGGCCACGGAGGTTCATTGCGTAGGCGGATTGCACCCGAAGCTACCCTATTCTTATTACCTCGATTTGATCCGAGCAATAAAAGAAAAATTGCCCCAGGTAATGATTAAGGCCTTTACGGCCGTAGAGATCATCCATTTGGCGAAAAGAATCGCCAAGAAATCTATCCAAGAGGTCCTGGTTGACCTTGCATCCGCCGGCCTGGATTCTTTAACGGGGGGAGGAGCCGAAATATTTGATCCGGAAATAAGAAAAAGGATCTGTGCAGGTAAAGAAAGCGCCGATGAGTGGCTCGAAGTGCACAGGCGGTGGCACAACCTGAAGAAAAAAAGTACGGCGACAATGCTTTTTGGCCATGTTGAAACCCTTGCCCATCGAGTTGATCACCTATCGAGGCTTCGGGAACTTCAAGATGAAACGAAGGGCTTTTGTGCTTTTATTCCTTTTGCCTTTGAACCGGAAAACACAAAGCTGGGAAATATAAAGAAGGCTACGAGCATCGATTTTTTAAAAACGATTGCCTTCAGCCGGCTGTTCTTGGATAACTTTGATCACGTAACGGCCTACTGGATCAGTTCGGGAATGGCCGTTGCAGAACTCGCCCTCAATTACGGGGCAGATGACTTGCACGGGACGATTGAAAAGGAAAGAATCTTTCACATGGCCGGATCGAAGACACCCCCGGGACAGACCGTTGCCACCTTAAGAAAGGCGATTGAAAATGCGGGAAAAATTCCCATACGTCGGGATACCTATTACCGGAAACTAGAGCCTAATTCTTATTTGCCTGCTAGGGTTTGA
- a CDS encoding 4-hydroxybenzoate octaprenyltransferase: MNGLKNLFIKIRNLFELVKFSHTLFALPFALASMAVAAKGMPPMKIFIGILLCMIGARTAAMAFNRFLDWEFDKQNPRTEGRTKLATKREALALGIVSLGIFELGAFSLNSFCFFLSPLAAFLIVFYSLTKRFGPYSHAVLGLCLGLAPLGAWAAVKGSLASPLPCLLSLAVFFWTFGFDIIYALQDVEFDRRVGLYSLPAQFGEPFSLKLAALLHFLAWISWAVFGLIGDMRSPYWIALGVVAVILGYEHILSRTGGRRQINMAFFNMNAWISLFIFVGVLLSLSV; the protein is encoded by the coding sequence ATGAACGGTTTAAAAAACCTTTTTATCAAGATAAGAAATCTTTTTGAACTTGTAAAATTTTCTCATACGCTATTTGCCCTTCCTTTTGCGTTGGCCTCTATGGCTGTTGCGGCAAAGGGGATGCCTCCAATGAAAATTTTCATAGGCATATTGCTTTGTATGATTGGAGCAAGGACAGCGGCAATGGCTTTTAACCGGTTCCTGGATTGGGAATTTGATAAACAAAATCCTCGGACAGAAGGAAGGACAAAACTTGCAACCAAGAGGGAAGCCTTGGCCCTAGGCATCGTCTCCTTAGGGATATTTGAGCTTGGAGCTTTTTCTTTGAATTCTTTTTGTTTTTTCCTTTCTCCTTTAGCGGCTTTTCTCATCGTTTTTTATTCATTGACCAAGAGATTTGGGCCCTATTCTCACGCCGTCCTTGGATTGTGCCTGGGCTTGGCTCCTCTTGGAGCATGGGCGGCGGTAAAAGGAAGCCTTGCAAGTCCTCTGCCCTGCTTGTTATCCCTTGCCGTCTTTTTCTGGACTTTTGGCTTTGACATTATCTATGCTCTACAGGATGTGGAATTTGATAGGCGGGTTGGCCTATATTCACTGCCGGCCCAATTTGGAGAGCCATTTTCATTGAAGCTAGCCGCCTTGTTACATTTTTTAGCATGGATCAGTTGGGCTGTTTTTGGATTGATCGGTGATATGAGAAGCCCTTATTGGATAGCTCTTGGAGTGGTGGCCGTTATCCTTGGTTATGAGCATATATTGAGCAGAACCGGGGGAAGAAGGCAGATCAACATGGCCTTTTTTAATATGAATGCTTGGATCAGCCTGTTTATTTTCGTGGGAGTTCTATTGAGTCTCTCCGTGTAA
- a CDS encoding UbiX family flavin prenyltransferase, with protein sequence MKIVVGITGASGALYAQRLLHFLSQTDHEIHVVVSNRGKQVIALELGRGLDIPKKFGLYSDNTMDAPFVSGSARFDAMVVIPCSMGTACRIAQGISNSTITRSADVFLKEKRKLILVVRESPLNLIHLRNLATLAEAGAVILPACPSFYGLPQAIEDLVDTVNARVLDHLGIDNSLSIRWKQSF encoded by the coding sequence ATGAAAATTGTGGTCGGCATTACCGGAGCCAGTGGAGCTTTATATGCTCAAAGGTTACTCCATTTTCTTTCTCAAACCGATCATGAAATTCACGTGGTCGTGAGTAACAGGGGCAAGCAGGTAATCGCCTTGGAATTGGGACGTGGCCTGGATATTCCTAAAAAATTTGGCTTATATAGCGATAATACCATGGATGCCCCTTTTGTTAGCGGATCTGCACGCTTTGACGCCATGGTCGTTATTCCCTGCTCCATGGGAACGGCTTGTCGAATTGCCCAGGGAATTTCGAACTCAACGATTACTCGAAGTGCGGATGTTTTTTTAAAAGAGAAAAGAAAGTTGATTTTGGTTGTTAGAGAATCGCCTCTTAATCTCATTCACTTGCGTAATCTTGCAACCCTTGCAGAAGCCGGGGCGGTAATATTACCCGCTTGTCCTTCCTTTTACGGGCTCCCACAGGCTATTGAGGACCTGGTCGATACGGTGAATGCCCGAGTTTTAGATCACCTCGGTATAGACAATTCATTGTCTATCCGCTGGAAGCAAAGTTTTTAG
- a CDS encoding response regulator, which yields MENKSRTKKDKIKIFIVDDHPVVREGIIQLLSRDKNLHVCGEAGNAYEGFEGIGKVLPDIAIINLSMPGKNGLELIRDIRCAYPQVYNLVFSMHDEMIYAERALKAGARGYLMKTEGGEKLIEAIYKIAKGEIAVSPKVSNLIISNISTKTQKTVNNPTQLLSNREFEIFQLIGKGHGIRQISEQLHISIKTVESYRSSIKEKLKIKSTEELVHYAVSWCQAEFLGMK from the coding sequence ATGGAAAACAAAAGCAGAACAAAAAAAGATAAAATTAAAATATTCATAGTGGATGATCATCCCGTAGTTCGAGAAGGAATCATTCAACTTCTCAGCCGAGATAAAAACCTGCATGTTTGCGGGGAAGCGGGAAACGCCTACGAAGGGTTTGAGGGGATAGGGAAAGTTTTGCCCGACATTGCGATCATTAATCTTTCCATGCCCGGGAAAAATGGATTGGAACTGATTAGGGATATTCGATGTGCCTATCCCCAGGTTTATAATCTTGTTTTTTCTATGCATGACGAAATGATCTACGCAGAAAGGGCTTTAAAGGCGGGAGCAAGGGGTTACCTCATGAAGACGGAAGGAGGAGAAAAACTGATCGAGGCTATTTATAAAATTGCCAAGGGGGAGATAGCCGTTAGCCCGAAAGTTTCCAACCTTATTATTTCCAATATTTCAACAAAGACCCAGAAAACGGTCAATAATCCTACTCAACTGTTGAGCAACAGGGAATTTGAAATTTTTCAACTCATCGGCAAAGGCCATGGAATAAGACAGATCTCTGAACAACTGCACATCAGCATAAAAACGGTTGAATCGTACAGGAGCTCGATCAAGGAAAAGTTGAAAATCAAGTCTACCGAAGAACTTGTTCATTATGCGGTAAGCTGGTGTCAAGCTGAATTCCTAGGCATGAAATAA
- a CDS encoding class I SAM-dependent methyltransferase, with translation MKIPPFMKKAKAFFSRGVLCLCFSLFFRGHAATADSFSQSYRFKDPYLWSREFDSASRDKWQKPQAVLHALRLKPGEKIVDIGAGTGYFAVKFARAVGPEGEVLALDREPAMVDYLRKRAQKEGLNNLKVRHVPTNDPKLKKQSADLIFFCNSYHHIHNPGYLKKLANALKENGRICVIDIKEGSPRLFPSTAKFKKHLKLSAQSVVEDFTKAGFYLDKEFFFLPYQYFLEFKPGPIPSRQL, from the coding sequence ATGAAAATCCCCCCTTTCATGAAAAAGGCTAAAGCGTTTTTTTCCCGAGGGGTTTTATGTTTATGTTTCAGCTTGTTTTTTCGTGGTCATGCCGCTACCGCCGATTCTTTTTCTCAATCTTATCGGTTTAAAGATCCCTACTTGTGGTCAAGGGAGTTCGATTCAGCTTCTCGGGATAAATGGCAGAAACCACAGGCCGTTCTCCATGCCTTGCGTTTAAAACCCGGAGAAAAAATCGTAGATATTGGGGCAGGAACGGGGTATTTCGCTGTGAAATTTGCTCGTGCCGTTGGTCCTGAAGGCGAAGTACTCGCCTTGGACAGGGAACCGGCCATGGTTGACTACTTGCGGAAAAGAGCACAAAAGGAAGGTCTAAACAACCTCAAAGTCCGCCACGTGCCTACCAACGACCCAAAGCTTAAAAAACAGAGTGCCGATCTCATTTTTTTCTGTAACAGCTATCACCATATTCACAACCCAGGATACCTGAAGAAATTGGCTAACGCTTTGAAAGAAAACGGCCGCATTTGTGTTATCGACATCAAGGAAGGATCTCCACGGCTTTTCCCTTCCACGGCAAAATTTAAAAAGCATTTAAAACTTTCTGCCCAATCCGTGGTGGAGGATTTCACCAAAGCGGGATTTTACCTCGACAAAGAATTTTTCTTTTTACCTTACCAGTACTTCCTGGAATTCAAACCGGGCCCTATTCCCTCAAGGCAATTATAG
- the dapB gene encoding 4-hydroxy-tetrahydrodipicolinate reductase, producing the protein MIRILLTGAGGKMGQTVVQAAALDPEVKIVGLVDKEDKLEDLLVKEVDCIIDFSVHHFSPELVRKAMSRSVPLVMGTTGHSPEELAEIKQAAQKIPIVLSPNFSLGINAMEFLVRIASLVLGKSYDKDVIDIHHNTKLDSPSGTAKRLLEVLVEAEEKGDEGLGQKAEKNPRNRLPQVHSIRAGTVVGVHTVMYCGPGEVIEITHRAENRFPFALGSLKAAKWIIGKAPALYSMKDVLGLDRITSVLAL; encoded by the coding sequence ATGATAAGAATTCTTTTAACCGGGGCTGGCGGCAAGATGGGGCAAACGGTAGTTCAGGCCGCCGCTTTAGATCCCGAGGTCAAAATCGTTGGACTAGTCGACAAGGAAGATAAGTTAGAAGATCTCTTGGTAAAAGAAGTGGATTGCATCATCGATTTTTCGGTGCATCATTTCAGCCCCGAACTGGTAAGAAAAGCGATGAGTCGGTCTGTTCCGCTTGTTATGGGTACTACTGGCCATAGCCCAGAGGAACTTGCGGAAATTAAACAGGCTGCCCAAAAAATCCCCATCGTTTTATCTCCGAATTTTTCCTTGGGAATAAATGCCATGGAGTTTTTGGTCCGTATCGCTTCCCTCGTTTTGGGAAAAAGTTATGATAAGGATGTCATTGATATCCACCACAATACAAAACTCGATTCTCCCAGTGGAACGGCAAAAAGGCTTTTAGAGGTGCTTGTTGAAGCAGAAGAAAAAGGGGATGAAGGGTTGGGCCAGAAAGCCGAAAAAAACCCTAGGAATAGACTTCCTCAAGTTCATTCCATTCGAGCGGGAACGGTTGTAGGCGTGCATACGGTCATGTACTGCGGTCCAGGTGAGGTCATAGAAATTACCCATAGAGCTGAAAATCGATTTCCTTTTGCTCTGGGTTCTCTCAAAGCGGCCAAGTGGATAATCGGTAAAGCCCCTGCCCTTTATTCCATGAAGGATGTCCTTGGATTGGACCGGATAACTTCTGTTTTAGCCCTATAA
- the dapA gene encoding 4-hydroxy-tetrahydrodipicolinate synthase → MKIQGTYTAIITPFQKGKIDKKALERLVENQVENHIDGVVPVGTTGESPTLSHDEHIEVIRWTKEIAGKRIKVIAGTGSNSTAEAIHLTREAEKIGVDGVLLVSPYYNRPSQEGLFRHFSAIASSTSLPIILYNIPSRCGVDISVETVARLAEKNRNIVGIKEASGSVDRVSQLGQVLPEEFSILSGDDSLTLPFLSVGAVGVISVASNLFPKAVGALVRLFFSGKSDQACHLHRLLYPLFRDLMIETNPVPIKTALAMEGWAEFEIRLPLAPLQPQNQAKLEATIKRTKEKLASFQHLLA, encoded by the coding sequence ATGAAGATTCAAGGAACATACACCGCCATTATTACCCCTTTTCAAAAAGGAAAGATAGACAAGAAAGCCTTGGAAAGGCTTGTTGAAAACCAGGTCGAAAACCACATCGACGGCGTTGTTCCCGTAGGGACGACGGGAGAATCGCCGACTCTAAGCCATGATGAGCATATCGAGGTCATTCGGTGGACAAAGGAAATAGCCGGCAAACGCATAAAGGTTATCGCCGGAACGGGCTCAAACAGTACGGCTGAAGCAATCCATTTGACCAGAGAAGCAGAAAAAATCGGGGTTGATGGAGTACTCCTTGTTTCTCCCTATTATAACCGTCCTTCTCAAGAAGGACTGTTTCGCCATTTTTCCGCCATTGCTTCTTCCACATCGCTGCCGATTATCCTTTATAATATTCCTTCGAGGTGCGGAGTGGACATTTCAGTAGAAACCGTTGCCCGGTTGGCAGAAAAAAACAGGAACATTGTCGGCATTAAAGAAGCCAGTGGCAGTGTAGATAGGGTAAGCCAACTTGGACAGGTTCTCCCCGAGGAATTTTCTATTTTGAGTGGAGATGATTCTTTAACTTTACCCTTTTTAAGCGTTGGAGCGGTTGGAGTAATCAGTGTAGCCTCAAATCTTTTCCCCAAGGCGGTGGGGGCATTAGTCCGATTATTTTTTTCTGGAAAATCGGACCAGGCTTGTCATCTCCATCGCCTTCTCTACCCTTTGTTTCGGGATCTCATGATCGAGACCAACCCCGTACCTATCAAAACGGCGTTGGCGATGGAGGGGTGGGCTGAATTTGAAATAAGGCTCCCCTTGGCTCCTCTCCAACCTCAAAACCAGGCCAAACTTGAAGCAACCATAAAGCGGACAAAGGAAAAGCTGGCCAGCTTTCAACACTTGCTTGCCTGA